A region of Chitinophaga horti DNA encodes the following proteins:
- the metX gene encoding homoserine O-acetyltransferase MetX, translated as MALQTYHHTQPFELESGCILPELDIAYHTYGTLNDAGDNVVWVCHALTANSDVADWWSGLIGQHRVIDSSKYFIVCANILGSCYGSSGPLSVNPETGTPYFFDFPQITIRDMVKAHQLLRTHLGITEIHLLVGGSMGGYQALEWTLAEPDVIGRLFLLATGSAESAWGIAVHTAQRLSIEADPTWKDASSSAGAAGLKAARAIGMLTYRNYQTFVRTQTEPDKNKTDNFRAASYIDYQGDKLVKRFNAQTYWLLTKAMDSHNIARGRETDGEATLALITQPTLVIGIASDILCPPEEQRFMGQHIPNAAYHEIDSPYGHDGFLIEFEKIGAILQRWLAK; from the coding sequence TTGGCGCTTCAGACTTACCACCATACACAACCCTTTGAACTGGAATCAGGCTGCATACTGCCCGAACTGGATATTGCGTATCATACCTACGGCACGTTGAATGACGCTGGCGATAACGTAGTATGGGTGTGTCATGCGCTCACGGCCAATTCCGACGTGGCCGACTGGTGGTCGGGACTGATAGGCCAGCACCGGGTGATCGATTCGTCGAAGTACTTTATCGTTTGCGCCAACATCCTGGGTTCCTGCTATGGCAGCTCCGGCCCGTTGTCGGTGAACCCGGAAACAGGTACTCCCTATTTCTTCGACTTCCCGCAGATCACTATCCGCGATATGGTAAAGGCGCATCAGCTGCTGCGGACGCATCTTGGCATTACTGAAATTCACCTGCTGGTAGGAGGTTCCATGGGTGGATACCAGGCCCTGGAATGGACGCTTGCCGAACCGGACGTGATCGGCCGCCTGTTCCTGCTCGCTACCGGCTCCGCCGAAAGTGCCTGGGGCATTGCGGTGCACACGGCGCAAAGGCTTTCGATAGAAGCCGATCCTACCTGGAAAGATGCCAGTTCTTCTGCTGGTGCAGCCGGACTAAAGGCCGCCCGCGCGATCGGCATGCTCACGTACCGCAACTACCAGACTTTCGTGCGCACACAAACAGAACCAGATAAGAATAAGACCGACAACTTCCGCGCGGCGTCGTATATCGACTACCAGGGCGACAAACTGGTGAAAAGATTCAATGCGCAAACGTATTGGCTGCTCACCAAAGCGATGGACAGCCATAATATTGCCCGCGGTCGCGAAACGGACGGCGAAGCTACCCTCGCGCTCATTACCCAACCCACCTTAGTGATCGGCATTGCCAGCGATATTTTATGTCCGCCGGAAGAGCAAAGATTCATGGGGCAACACATACCTAATGCAGCCTATCATGAAATCGATTCCCCTTATGGTCACGATGGGTTTTTGATCGAATTTGAAAAGATCGGCGCGATCCTGCAGCGTTGGTTAGCGAAGTAA
- a CDS encoding TonB-dependent receptor, with amino-acid sequence MKNYLLLYPCMLFLLIFSAATVVAQSQTIKGVVTDKTTGQPMPGVTVSVKGAATGAVTGTTGAFQITTSRSFPLTLVFSSVGYKTEELAVNSAADINFSLTSTEILGQEVVVSASRVSQNILESPVSIERLSTKAIRESPSMSFYDGLTKIKGVESSQQSFTFNSLTTRGFNSNGNTRFNQFIDGMDNQAPGLNFAVGNVVGINELDVESVELLPGASSALYGAGGTNGTLLMNSKSPFDYQGLSLQLKGGINHVNDKQAPVGFIPDLSARYAKAFGKFAFKVNVSYLQADDWRASDSSNIDRLNLVGKPGTSHAADPNYDGINSYGDEINANMRSVAQNVLGQATAQYVANYQAQTGMQPTQAQINTFLATNQTTQPFYAGTQAGLIPNQTVSRTGYRESDVVDYSVKSLRVNAAAHYRFTPDLELILQGNWGKGTSVYTGSDRYSLRNFTLGQYKAELRGKNFFVRGYTTQENSGDAYNATALATFLNESWKPSTTWFPQYVGNFVGARSQGLTEEQAHAFARNAANTGRFAPGSDAFNRAKDSLTKRYIGFGADRGGAKFNDQTNLWHYEGMYNFSELVKVFDLQVGANFRKYALSSDGTIFDDKDRDIDINEYGGFIQVGKKLAKDRIKLTGSVRYDKNENFEGRFTPRISGVFTVAPENNIRLSFQTGFRNPTTQNQYIDLLVRANTYLIGGLPELLTKYDLYNNKGYTQNSVRKFGQTGNPADLQQYTFGEFKPESVKAYEIGYRGLINKKLLIDAYYYYNSYENFVSTLVLLQTPDGTPAGLATGNYKAISTVVNNPGEVTTQGAALGLDYVEKTWTFSTNASYNTISKEPEGLYSDFNTPKWRFNVGVANSNVYKNIGFNVNYRWQDAYYWTSTFAYGPVPAFGTIDAQINYKIPQAKAIIKIGASNLLNHYYITSFGNPSIGGVYYASITFDGLFR; translated from the coding sequence ATGAAGAACTACCTGCTTCTGTACCCCTGTATGTTATTCCTGTTGATTTTTTCTGCCGCAACCGTGGTTGCACAGAGCCAGACCATCAAAGGTGTGGTAACCGATAAAACGACCGGCCAGCCGATGCCCGGCGTAACCGTGTCTGTTAAAGGCGCGGCTACCGGTGCGGTGACGGGTACAACCGGCGCCTTCCAGATTACAACAAGTCGCAGTTTTCCCCTGACGTTAGTGTTCAGCTCCGTGGGTTACAAAACGGAAGAACTGGCCGTGAACAGCGCGGCCGACATTAATTTCTCACTTACTTCCACCGAAATTTTAGGGCAGGAAGTGGTGGTATCTGCCAGCCGTGTTTCGCAGAACATTTTAGAATCGCCGGTGTCCATCGAACGCTTAAGCACAAAGGCTATCCGGGAAAGTCCGTCCATGAGCTTTTACGACGGGTTAACGAAGATCAAAGGGGTGGAATCGAGTCAGCAGAGTTTTACCTTCAACTCCCTTACTACACGTGGTTTTAACTCGAATGGCAATACCCGTTTCAACCAGTTTATCGATGGTATGGACAACCAGGCACCGGGTCTCAACTTCGCGGTGGGTAACGTGGTTGGTATCAACGAGCTGGATGTGGAAAGTGTGGAGCTGCTGCCTGGCGCCTCGTCTGCCCTGTATGGTGCAGGCGGTACGAATGGTACTTTGCTGATGAACAGTAAAAGTCCGTTCGATTACCAGGGACTGAGCCTGCAACTGAAAGGCGGTATTAATCACGTAAACGATAAACAGGCGCCGGTTGGTTTTATCCCGGACCTGTCAGCCCGTTACGCCAAGGCCTTTGGCAAGTTCGCGTTCAAAGTGAATGTTTCTTATCTGCAGGCCGATGACTGGCGCGCTTCGGACTCCAGCAATATAGACCGCCTGAACCTCGTAGGTAAACCGGGCACCTCTCATGCGGCTGATCCTAACTACGATGGTATTAATAGTTATGGAGATGAAATCAATGCCAATATGCGCAGTGTAGCGCAGAACGTGCTGGGGCAGGCAACGGCGCAGTATGTGGCCAACTACCAGGCACAAACCGGGATGCAGCCTACACAGGCGCAGATCAATACCTTCCTGGCGACCAATCAAACTACACAACCTTTTTATGCCGGCACACAGGCGGGCCTTATTCCTAACCAGACCGTATCCCGCACCGGCTACCGCGAAAGCGACGTGGTGGATTACAGCGTGAAAAGCCTTCGCGTGAACGCCGCCGCACATTATCGCTTTACACCCGACCTGGAGCTGATTTTACAAGGTAACTGGGGTAAAGGTACCAGTGTATACACCGGCTCCGATCGTTACTCGCTGCGCAACTTTACATTAGGTCAATATAAAGCAGAACTGCGCGGCAAAAACTTCTTTGTAAGAGGTTACACCACGCAGGAGAACTCGGGCGATGCCTACAACGCTACCGCCTTGGCCACGTTCCTGAATGAAAGCTGGAAGCCCAGCACCACCTGGTTCCCGCAGTATGTAGGCAACTTCGTAGGGGCACGCAGCCAGGGGCTCACAGAAGAGCAGGCGCATGCTTTTGCCCGTAACGCTGCCAATACCGGCCGCTTTGCACCTGGTTCGGATGCGTTCAATCGCGCTAAAGATTCACTCACCAAAAGATACATCGGTTTCGGTGCCGATCGTGGCGGCGCGAAGTTTAACGACCAGACGAACCTCTGGCACTACGAAGGCATGTACAACTTCTCCGAGCTGGTAAAGGTGTTTGACTTACAGGTGGGTGCCAACTTCCGTAAATATGCGCTGTCCTCCGACGGTACTATCTTTGACGATAAGGACCGCGACATCGACATCAACGAATACGGTGGATTTATACAAGTTGGTAAAAAACTCGCGAAAGACCGCATCAAACTAACGGGCTCCGTTCGTTATGATAAGAACGAAAACTTCGAAGGCCGCTTTACGCCACGCATTTCGGGCGTATTCACCGTGGCCCCGGAAAACAATATCCGCCTCTCCTTCCAGACTGGTTTCCGCAACCCGACTACGCAAAACCAGTACATCGACCTGCTGGTACGCGCCAATACTTACCTGATCGGCGGTTTACCGGAGCTGCTCACTAAATACGATCTCTATAACAATAAGGGGTATACGCAAAACAGTGTAAGGAAGTTTGGACAGACCGGCAATCCGGCCGACCTGCAGCAGTACACCTTCGGCGAGTTTAAACCCGAAAGTGTAAAGGCTTACGAGATTGGTTACAGGGGCCTTATCAACAAGAAACTGCTGATCGACGCTTACTACTATTATAACTCATACGAAAACTTTGTATCCACCCTGGTATTACTGCAAACGCCCGATGGTACACCGGCGGGATTGGCCACCGGTAACTATAAAGCCATATCTACCGTAGTAAACAATCCCGGAGAAGTAACGACCCAGGGCGCTGCATTGGGACTGGATTATGTAGAGAAAACCTGGACATTCAGCACCAATGCATCGTACAACACTATCTCTAAAGAACCGGAAGGTTTGTACAGCGATTTTAATACGCCTAAATGGCGGTTTAACGTGGGCGTGGCGAACAGTAACGTGTACAAGAATATCGGCTTCAACGTGAACTATCGCTGGCAGGATGCCTACTACTGGACGTCTACCTTCGCATATGGCCCGGTGCCAGCGTTTGGTACCATCGATGCGCAGATTAACTATAAGATACCGCAAGCCAAGGCGATCATTAAAATCGGTGCTTCCAACCTGCTGAACCACTACTACATTACCTCGTTCGGTAACCCGTCAATCGGTGGTGTATACTACGCCTCCATTACCTTTGACGGACTGTTCCGCTAA
- the ychF gene encoding redox-regulated ATPase YchF, protein MALQAGIVGLPNVGKSTLFNAVSNSAKAQASNYRFCTIEPNVGLVDVPDPRLKKLEELVKPERVVPTTIEFVDIAGLVKGASKGEGLGNKFLANIREVDAIVHVIRCFEDENILREEGAINPVGDKEIIDTELQLKDLESVEKKIARTEKMAKTGGDPKAKAEYEVLKACKEHLEKGKNIRELGLSKEERVAIADLFLLTEKPVLYVANVDEASMLTGNKYSEALAASVKAENAQVIVMNNTIEAQISEMEDADDKALFLSEYKLEEPGLNRLIHSAYNLLQLITYFTAGVQEVRAWTIHRGWKAPQAASVIHTDFEKGFIKAEVIAYDDYVKYGSEASARDNGRLRIEGKEYIVSDGDVMHFRFNV, encoded by the coding sequence ATGGCGTTACAAGCAGGTATAGTTGGTTTACCGAATGTGGGCAAATCAACTTTGTTCAATGCAGTGAGTAATAGTGCAAAAGCACAGGCAAGCAATTACCGTTTCTGTACTATCGAGCCCAATGTTGGCCTGGTAGACGTTCCGGATCCCCGTCTTAAAAAACTGGAAGAGCTGGTAAAGCCTGAACGCGTTGTGCCTACTACCATCGAATTTGTAGACATCGCCGGTCTTGTAAAAGGCGCCAGTAAAGGTGAAGGCCTGGGTAACAAGTTTCTCGCGAACATCCGCGAAGTAGATGCGATCGTACATGTGATCCGCTGCTTCGAAGATGAAAACATCCTGCGTGAAGAAGGTGCGATCAACCCTGTTGGCGATAAAGAAATCATCGATACGGAACTGCAGCTGAAAGATCTCGAAAGCGTGGAAAAGAAAATCGCGCGTACCGAGAAGATGGCTAAAACCGGCGGCGATCCCAAAGCTAAAGCAGAGTATGAAGTACTGAAAGCTTGTAAAGAACATCTCGAAAAAGGTAAAAATATCCGCGAACTGGGCCTCAGTAAAGAAGAACGTGTAGCAATCGCTGACCTGTTCCTGCTGACTGAAAAGCCAGTATTGTACGTGGCAAACGTTGACGAAGCTTCTATGCTTACCGGCAACAAGTACTCTGAAGCTTTAGCCGCTTCTGTTAAGGCAGAAAATGCACAGGTGATCGTGATGAACAACACCATCGAAGCGCAGATTTCCGAAATGGAAGATGCCGACGACAAAGCGCTGTTCCTGTCCGAATACAAACTGGAAGAACCAGGCCTGAACCGCCTGATCCACTCGGCTTACAACCTGCTGCAGCTGATCACTTACTTCACTGCCGGCGTACAGGAAGTTCGCGCCTGGACTATCCACCGCGGCTGGAAAGCGCCACAGGCGGCCAGCGTGATCCACACCGATTTCGAGAAAGGGTTTATCAAAGCGGAAGTAATCGCTTATGATGACTATGTAAAATATGGCTCCGAAGCCAGCGCGCGCGATAACGGCCGCCTGAGAATTGAGGGTAAAGAATATATCGTTAGCGACGGTGATGTGATGCACTTCCGATTTAACGTGTAA
- a CDS encoding nucleoside recognition domain-containing protein: MVLNYVWIAFFVIAFVVACIKVIVLGDVGLFSQVTSGMFDSAKTSVEIAIGLIGMMTMWLGIMRVGEKAGMIERFARAVSPFFSILFPGIPKKDPAMGSVMLNFSANMLGLDNAATPLGLKAMKELQEVNPDKETASDAQIMFLVLNTAGITLIPTSVMAMRLAQGAANPADIFIPTLIGTLISFISGMIAVSLYQRIKLFRGPVLVFMLLCMAIVSLLFWWVSVLPADKVGPYVGGVGGFIILAIIVWFLMAGVKRGINVYETFIDGAKEGFQVSVMIIPYLVAFLIGISALRTTGCMDYLTQGIGYVVGALGFNTDFVPALPVGIMKTFSGGGARAAMVDVMQAYGADSFQGRMACIMQGSTETTFYVLAVYFGSVNIKKTRYAVTCGLIADVVGVIGAIIVGYIFFH, from the coding sequence ATGGTATTGAACTATGTATGGATCGCGTTTTTTGTTATAGCGTTCGTGGTGGCTTGCATCAAAGTAATCGTGCTGGGCGACGTCGGCCTCTTCAGTCAGGTTACTTCCGGGATGTTCGACAGTGCTAAGACCAGCGTGGAGATCGCCATCGGATTGATCGGGATGATGACGATGTGGCTCGGCATTATGCGTGTGGGTGAAAAGGCCGGAATGATCGAGCGTTTTGCCCGTGCGGTAAGTCCATTCTTCTCGATCCTGTTTCCAGGCATTCCCAAAAAAGATCCGGCGATGGGTTCGGTAATGCTGAACTTCTCTGCTAATATGCTCGGGCTTGATAACGCTGCTACTCCCCTTGGCTTGAAGGCCATGAAAGAGTTGCAGGAAGTGAACCCGGATAAAGAAACCGCGAGTGATGCGCAGATCATGTTCCTCGTACTTAACACGGCGGGTATCACCTTAATACCAACCTCCGTTATGGCCATGCGCCTGGCACAGGGCGCGGCTAACCCGGCGGATATATTTATTCCTACATTGATCGGCACCCTGATCTCTTTTATTTCCGGTATGATTGCGGTGTCGCTGTATCAGCGCATTAAGCTCTTCCGCGGACCGGTATTGGTGTTCATGCTGCTGTGTATGGCTATCGTATCCCTGTTGTTCTGGTGGGTGAGCGTGCTGCCGGCAGATAAAGTGGGGCCGTACGTTGGCGGTGTTGGTGGTTTTATCATACTCGCGATAATCGTATGGTTCCTGATGGCCGGCGTGAAGCGCGGTATCAATGTATACGAAACCTTTATCGATGGCGCTAAAGAAGGCTTCCAGGTGTCAGTGATGATCATTCCTTACCTGGTAGCGTTTCTGATCGGCATCAGCGCACTGCGTACCACGGGCTGCATGGATTACCTTACACAAGGCATCGGCTACGTGGTGGGCGCATTGGGCTTCAACACCGATTTCGTACCTGCCTTACCGGTAGGCATCATGAAAACATTCAGCGGTGGCGGTGCCCGTGCAGCGATGGTAGATGTGATGCAGGCTTATGGTGCCGACAGCTTCCAGGGACGTATGGCCTGTATTATGCAGGGCTCTACGGAAACCACGTTTTATGTGCTGGCCGTATATTTCGGCTCGGTGAATATCAAAAAAACACGTTACGCCGTTACCTGTGGCCTTATCGCGGATGTGGTAGGCGTGATAGGTGCTATTATCGTTGGTTATATTTTCTTCCACTAG
- a CDS encoding YeiH family protein — MKKTLHEDWIAVVLAGLSLILIFSGLKPTLPKFEWSDGASLTAQLSSAKNWGNMGVLYVWLCSCLAITRLLSSQPVSIHLFLGALFLVTVAFFAQVITGNKAIQQYGIEIVLFSLLLGLFISNVLRVPAWLKAAIQTELYIKIGLVMLGSTIIFGDIMKAGAFGIIQSVVVVFTVWYFSFWVCKKLGLDDEFRMMISSAVSICGVSAAIATSGAIEGDNKKLSQVISLVLIVAIPMMLLMPPIAHALNMSPAVTGAWLGGTIDTSGAVVAAGTLAGEEAFKIATIVKFSQNVLLGIAAFCISLYWAYNKKQENAPKPGLKTIWERFPKFVLGFIVASLIFSFLVSPATFKDLKAPIKDLQTFFFALAFVCIGLETKFKDIFGAGNSRPALAFVIAQVFNIFFTLIVAYLVFGGLFGA; from the coding sequence ATGAAAAAGACACTACACGAAGACTGGATCGCGGTAGTGCTCGCAGGCCTTTCACTGATCCTTATTTTTTCGGGCTTAAAACCCACCCTTCCGAAATTCGAGTGGAGTGACGGTGCCAGTCTCACTGCACAACTCAGCAGCGCTAAAAACTGGGGTAATATGGGCGTGCTGTACGTGTGGCTGTGTTCCTGCCTCGCTATAACAAGGCTCCTCTCCTCTCAACCGGTAAGTATTCACCTGTTCCTGGGCGCGTTATTCCTGGTGACGGTCGCGTTCTTTGCACAGGTAATCACCGGTAATAAAGCCATTCAGCAATACGGTATCGAGATCGTATTGTTCAGCCTGTTGCTCGGACTGTTCATCAGCAACGTGCTTCGCGTACCCGCCTGGCTGAAAGCCGCTATACAAACGGAATTATATATCAAGATCGGATTGGTAATGCTTGGTAGCACCATCATTTTCGGCGACATCATGAAGGCCGGTGCGTTTGGCATTATCCAATCAGTGGTCGTGGTGTTCACCGTTTGGTACTTCTCCTTTTGGGTATGTAAAAAGCTTGGCCTGGATGATGAATTCCGCATGATGATCTCCAGCGCTGTATCCATCTGTGGCGTTTCTGCGGCCATTGCTACCTCCGGCGCCATCGAAGGCGATAACAAGAAACTATCGCAGGTGATTTCCCTCGTGCTCATCGTTGCCATCCCTATGATGCTCCTGATGCCGCCGATCGCACATGCCCTGAATATGTCGCCTGCCGTAACGGGTGCCTGGCTTGGCGGCACGATCGATACTTCTGGTGCGGTAGTGGCTGCGGGCACACTCGCCGGCGAGGAGGCCTTCAAGATCGCTACCATCGTGAAGTTCTCGCAGAACGTGCTGCTCGGCATTGCTGCTTTCTGCATCTCACTATACTGGGCTTACAACAAGAAGCAGGAGAACGCGCCTAAACCTGGCCTCAAAACCATCTGGGAGCGTTTTCCGAAATTCGTACTGGGTTTTATCGTTGCATCGCTCATCTTCTCCTTCCTGGTGTCGCCTGCCACCTTCAAGGACCTGAAAGCGCCGATCAAAGACCTGCAAACCTTCTTTTTCGCCCTGGCTTTCGTGTGCATCGGCCTCGAAACAAAGTTCAAAGATATTTTTGGCGCAGGAAACAGCCGTCCGGCACTGGCGTTCGTTATCGCGCAGGTGTTTAATATCTTCTTTACCCTGATTGTTGCTTACCTGGTGTTTGGTGGGTTGTTTGGAGCGTAA
- a CDS encoding thiamine-binding protein: MSKTINLALQIIPSVPSEQVYPVVDEAIAVIKASGVKYRVCPFETVMEGTYEELMEVVKKTQEVCFKAGASQLLVYIKMQIRKDEDVTMEEKTGKYDAEASL, from the coding sequence ATGTCAAAGACTATCAACCTGGCTCTCCAGATCATACCATCCGTACCTTCAGAACAGGTGTATCCCGTTGTAGATGAAGCGATTGCCGTTATTAAAGCCTCCGGCGTAAAGTATCGCGTGTGCCCGTTTGAGACCGTCATGGAAGGAACCTACGAAGAATTGATGGAAGTCGTGAAAAAGACCCAGGAAGTATGCTTCAAAGCCGGCGCTTCGCAACTGCTGGTATATATAAAGATGCAGATCCGTAAGGACGAGGATGTGACAATGGAGGAGAAGACGGGCAAGTATGATGCGGAAGCAAGTTTGTAG
- a CDS encoding bifunctional GNAT family N-acetyltransferase/carbon-nitrogen hydrolase family protein, which yields MSETVAIRQLTAEDYFDLKESMRLAYPDMQGSYWGEETLKRLIKLFPEGQIAVTVNDKVVGCALSIIVDYGKFGDEHTYEQITGYYTFNTHDTKGDTLYGIEVFVHPDYRGRRLARRLYDTRKSLCEQLNLRGIVSGGRIPKYEKYAASLTPREYIEKVRDKEIYDPTLTFQFSNDFTVKKILRNYLPSDEASKGFATLLQWYNIYYEKDADTIRYSKSTVRIGLVQWQMRAYDGFDGLIQQVEYFVDAVSDYGSDFVVFPELFNAPLMIEFNQLDQAAAIRGLAKYTERLKNEFIRFAVSYNVNIITGSMPTVIDEQLYNISYLCRRDGTYDSYTKIHITPNEVNAWGMKGGNEVRVFDTDCGKIGIVICYDVEFPELPRLLAQQGMQILFVPFLTDTQNGYNRVRFCAQARAIENECYVAIAGSVGNLPRVNNMDLQYAQSAILTPSDFAFPVTGVKADATPNTEMIVIADVDLVLLKELHAYGSVQTMKDIRRDLYEIVIKQK from the coding sequence ATGTCAGAAACCGTTGCGATCCGCCAATTAACTGCGGAAGACTACTTCGACCTGAAGGAATCCATGAGACTGGCCTACCCCGACATGCAGGGTAGCTACTGGGGGGAAGAAACGCTGAAAAGGTTGATCAAACTGTTCCCCGAAGGGCAGATCGCCGTAACTGTCAACGACAAGGTAGTGGGCTGCGCGCTCAGTATTATCGTGGACTACGGCAAATTCGGGGACGAGCATACTTACGAACAAATCACTGGTTATTATACCTTTAACACCCACGATACGAAGGGCGACACCTTGTATGGGATAGAGGTATTTGTGCACCCCGACTACCGGGGACGCCGCCTGGCGCGCAGGCTGTACGACACCCGTAAATCACTGTGTGAGCAACTGAACCTGCGGGGAATTGTATCCGGCGGACGTATTCCCAAGTATGAAAAGTACGCGGCCAGCCTCACGCCAAGGGAGTACATCGAAAAGGTGCGGGATAAGGAGATTTATGATCCCACGCTTACTTTCCAGTTTTCCAACGATTTTACCGTAAAAAAGATATTGCGTAACTATCTGCCGTCCGACGAGGCCTCTAAAGGCTTCGCCACGTTGCTGCAGTGGTACAATATCTATTACGAGAAAGACGCGGATACTATCCGTTACAGTAAATCTACCGTGCGTATTGGCCTGGTACAGTGGCAGATGCGTGCTTACGACGGGTTTGATGGATTGATCCAGCAAGTGGAGTACTTCGTGGATGCAGTAAGCGACTATGGCTCCGACTTCGTGGTGTTCCCCGAGCTGTTCAACGCCCCGCTGATGATCGAGTTTAATCAGCTGGACCAGGCCGCCGCCATCCGTGGACTGGCCAAGTATACGGAGCGGTTGAAAAACGAATTTATCCGGTTCGCGGTGTCGTATAATGTTAACATCATTACCGGCAGCATGCCCACCGTCATAGATGAGCAGCTTTACAACATTTCGTACCTCTGCCGCCGTGATGGCACGTATGACTCGTATACCAAGATTCACATCACCCCTAACGAAGTAAACGCCTGGGGCATGAAAGGCGGCAACGAAGTACGTGTATTCGATACCGACTGCGGTAAGATCGGCATCGTGATTTGTTACGATGTCGAGTTCCCCGAACTACCCCGGCTGTTAGCCCAGCAGGGCATGCAAATCCTATTCGTACCCTTCCTGACCGACACCCAGAACGGTTATAACCGTGTACGTTTCTGTGCACAAGCCAGGGCCATCGAAAACGAGTGTTACGTGGCCATTGCCGGCAGCGTGGGCAACCTGCCCAGGGTGAATAACATGGACCTGCAATATGCCCAGTCAGCCATCCTCACCCCATCAGATTTTGCCTTTCCGGTGACCGGCGTAAAAGCCGATGCGACTCCAAATACAGAGATGATCGTGATCGCCGATGTGGATCTTGTGCTGTTGAAGGAGTTACATGCATACGGCAGCGTGCAAACGATGAAGGATATACGTAGGGACCTATATGAGATCGTCATTAAACAGAAATAG